In a single window of the Salmo trutta chromosome 21, fSalTru1.1, whole genome shotgun sequence genome:
- the LOC115157766 gene encoding zinc finger protein Gfi-1-like has protein sequence MPRSFLVKSKRAHSYHQPRYLDDEYIRLDTNVSLICAERKPQVEGSCDAQDAHNHGKLSPESYLVRTADMFSTSPLSCEGNVCDRFPDYDCYWRPPSPSASQDSEQCFTPSVDNAHHFAIPFRPYAWTTYSGSKLRHLVQRTYQHNLSTTLEPDTQMGIDGSEDGASKSPIYAQRGPHTGFYRDFGSTVFPTYKMWDADQLYSALKVSEIKSKSNLICSRIEPSRSYKCIKCCKVFSTPHGLEVHARRSHSGARPFTCGMCWKTFGHAVSLEQHKAVHSQERSFDCKICCKSFKRSSTLSTHLLIHSDTRPYPCQYCGKRFHQKSDMKKHTFIHTGEKPHKCQVCGKAFSQSSNLITHTRKHTGYKPFCCDLCFKGFQRKVDLRRHKDTQHGFK, from the exons ATGCCGAGGTCATTTTTGGTGAAGAGTAAACGGGCACATAGCTACCACCAACCCCGATACCTGGATGATGAGTACATAAGACTGGATACTAATGTATCCCTTATATGCGCAG AGCGCAAACCACAGGTTGAGGGGAGCTGTGACGCGCAGGACGCTCATAACCATGGCAAGCTCTCCCCCGAATCCTATCTAGTGCGCACGGCTGACATGTTCTCCACCTCCCCGCTGAGCTGCGAGGGCAACGTGTGCGACCGCTTCCCGGACTATGACTGCTACTGGCGCCCTCCATCTCCATCTGCATCACAAG ATTCGGAACAATGTTTCACTCCGTCAGTGGACAACGCTCACCATTTCGCCATTCCATTCCGCCCTTATGCCTGGACTACCTACTCTGGCTCCAAGCTCAGGCACCTTGTGCAGCGAACATACCAACACAATCTCTCCACAACTCTGGAGCCTGACACACAGATGGGTATCGATGGATCCGAGGATGGTGCCTCCAAATCCCCTATTTACGCACAGCGGGGCCCGCACACAGGATTTTACCGGGACTTTGGGTCTACGGTGTTCCCTACCTATAAAATGTGGGACGCCGACCAATTATACTCGGCCCTCAAGGTCTCTGAAATCAAGTCTAAATCCAATCTCATCTGTTCCCGTATAGAACCAAGCAGATCGTACAAATGCATCAAGTGTTGCAAG GTCTTCTCGACACCGCACGGTTTGGAAGTTCACGCCCGTCGGTCGCACAGCGGAGCACGACCATTCACCTGTGGAATGTGTTGGAAAACATTTGGGCACGCAGTGAGCTTGGAACAACATAAAGCCGTTCACTCACAG GAGAGGAGCTTCGACTGCAAAATCTGTTGCAAAAGCTTCAAGCGATCGTCCACGCTGTCCACGCACCTGCTCATCCACTCGGACACGCGCCCCTACCCCTGTCAGTACTGCGGTAAGAGATTCCATCAGAAGTCGGACATGAAGAAACACACCTTCATCCATACAG GTGAGAAACCGCACAAGTGCCAGGTATGCGGGAAGGCCTTCAGTCAGAGCTCCAACCTCATCACGCACACCCGCAAGCACACGGGCTATAAACCGTTCTGCTGCGACCTCTGCTTCAAGGGATTCCAACGGAAAGTGGATCTGAGGAGGCACAAGGATACACAACATGGATTTAAATGA